One Peterkaempfera bronchialis DNA window includes the following coding sequences:
- a CDS encoding type II secretion system F family protein — MLLYVVCGAAVAAGLVGLVAGLIGSDRPEAAAPSPLALRLRTLWYGAPGTADPRTLRLRRIQVAGSAVGGPLMWLFSGVPLTVLLVPVAVFGIPWLFDTTRSHTHRVEKLEALAEWTQRLADVLLLGVGLEQAIVTSRRTAPALLEDELADLASRLQARWRPEDALRAFADQLCDATVDKVLAALVLRASDRGPGLARALADMAESVREEVRQRRAIEADRAKHRTTVRWLVTIILGVVVVGSFNRHYTAPYSTALGQLVLAVLAVAFIGVVLWMRNLASHPPLPRLLEPDRRSRVGAPRPDADPEPEPGSEPAEAAAPLTTGKESR, encoded by the coding sequence ATGCTGCTCTATGTCGTCTGCGGAGCGGCGGTGGCCGCCGGGCTGGTCGGCCTGGTCGCCGGGCTCATCGGCAGCGACCGCCCCGAGGCCGCCGCCCCCAGCCCGCTCGCCCTGCGGCTGCGCACCCTCTGGTACGGCGCCCCCGGCACCGCCGACCCGCGCACCCTGCGCCTGCGCCGGATCCAGGTCGCGGGCTCGGCCGTCGGTGGGCCGCTGATGTGGCTCTTCAGCGGAGTCCCGCTGACCGTGCTGCTGGTCCCCGTCGCGGTCTTCGGCATCCCCTGGCTCTTCGACACCACCCGCTCGCACACCCACCGGGTGGAGAAGCTGGAGGCGCTCGCCGAGTGGACCCAGCGCCTCGCCGATGTGCTGCTGCTCGGCGTCGGCCTGGAGCAGGCCATCGTCACCAGCCGCCGTACCGCGCCCGCGCTGCTGGAGGACGAACTCGCCGATCTGGCCTCCCGGTTGCAGGCCCGCTGGCGGCCGGAGGACGCGCTGCGCGCCTTCGCCGACCAGCTCTGCGACGCCACCGTCGACAAGGTGCTCGCCGCGCTGGTGCTGCGGGCCTCCGACCGGGGCCCGGGGCTCGCCCGGGCGCTCGCCGACATGGCCGAGTCGGTACGCGAGGAGGTGCGGCAGCGCCGGGCCATCGAGGCCGACCGGGCCAAGCACCGCACCACCGTGCGCTGGCTGGTCACCATCATCCTCGGCGTGGTGGTGGTCGGTTCCTTCAACCGCCACTACACCGCCCCCTACAGCACCGCCCTCGGGCAGCTGGTGCTGGCGGTGCTGGCCGTCGCCTTCATCGGCGTCGTCCTCTGGATGCGCAACCTGGCGTCCCACCCGCCGCTGCCCCGCCTGCTGGAGCCCGACCGGCGCAGCCGCGTCGGAGCCCCCCGGCCGGACGCCGACCCCGAGCCCGAGCCCGGGTCCGAGCCGGCCGAGGCCGCCGCCCCGCTGACGACCGGCAAGGAGTCGCGATGA
- a CDS encoding ferritin-like domain-containing protein, translating into MLTVRTLFRSIHDSDEAYRLFCSIAAQDENQGGWENERIAALVKDQELAPKIARHGADERKHGRIFAQLLRRRGLEPVPVPPDTDYCMLLERQGIGLLHERLRSDRPLDDRDVITYLVHSRVTEQRAAEEMRLLARVLGDHPEIGRAVRLISADEANHLAYCQEELLRFADQGHSRAIRALLRQTARVEIRTHRDVGLAVMRRMGDILGWPRPQRAALAAGLHLLYLYEAAHGWRRMVRLRLPAKRNAMGVRPVPVG; encoded by the coding sequence ATGCTCACCGTGCGCACTCTCTTCCGCTCCATCCACGACAGCGACGAGGCATACCGGCTCTTCTGCAGCATCGCCGCGCAGGACGAGAACCAAGGCGGGTGGGAGAACGAACGCATCGCCGCCCTGGTCAAGGACCAGGAGCTGGCACCCAAGATCGCCCGCCATGGCGCCGACGAGCGCAAACACGGCCGGATCTTCGCCCAACTGCTCCGCAGACGGGGGCTGGAGCCGGTGCCCGTCCCACCCGACACCGACTACTGCATGCTGCTGGAGCGGCAGGGCATCGGGCTGCTGCATGAGCGGCTGCGCTCCGACCGCCCGCTCGACGACCGCGACGTCATCACCTATCTGGTCCACAGCCGGGTCACCGAGCAGCGGGCCGCCGAGGAGATGCGGCTGCTGGCCCGGGTCCTCGGCGACCATCCGGAGATCGGCCGGGCGGTCCGCCTGATCTCGGCGGACGAGGCCAACCATCTGGCCTACTGCCAGGAGGAACTGCTGCGCTTCGCCGACCAGGGGCACAGCCGCGCCATCCGGGCGCTGCTGCGGCAGACCGCCCGGGTCGAGATCCGCACCCACCGCGACGTCGGACTGGCCGTCATGCGCCGGATGGGGGACATCCTGGGCTGGCCCCGACCGCAGCGGGCCGCGCTGGCCGCCGGCCTCCATCTGCTCTACCTCTACGAGGCGGCCCACGGGTGGCGGCGGATGGTGCGGTTGCGGCTGCCGGCGAAGCGCAATGCGATGGGGGTCCGCCCGGTCCCGGTGGGGTGA
- a CDS encoding TadE/TadG family type IV pilus assembly protein gives MSISLAIVFPVVLTMVLLVVQASLWWYARQVALTAAREGAEAGRLLNAAPADGTARARTFLDRAGTAISDPQVSAAGSTDTEIRISVTVRAQSLLPGLSGQLITQHVTAPRERFVPQEATP, from the coding sequence ATGAGCATCAGCCTGGCCATCGTCTTCCCGGTCGTGCTGACCATGGTGCTGCTCGTCGTCCAGGCTTCGCTGTGGTGGTACGCCCGCCAGGTGGCGCTCACCGCCGCCCGGGAGGGCGCCGAGGCGGGCCGCCTGCTGAACGCCGCGCCCGCCGACGGCACGGCCAGGGCGCGCACGTTCCTGGACCGGGCCGGTACGGCGATCTCCGACCCACAGGTCTCGGCGGCGGGCAGCACCGACACCGAGATCCGGATCAGCGTCACCGTACGCGCCCAGTCCCTGCTGCCCGGCCTGTCCGGGCAGCTGATCACCCAACATGTGACCGCGCCCCGGGAGCGGTTCGTACCCCAGGAGGCGACACCGTGA
- a CDS encoding CpaF family protein codes for MRGKPLHGRPADAFPVAIPPVNGHPYGGPQPHPTASATAAQLPADLVRPPVGPGPGPGPGPGPGPGVGPARYGIAPAVDPQVARELKRQVAAELHEQLARTPGVDGATRRQRGRALIEEAVARWSDAHAQAHGVPPTREQDRALAEAVYDLLFRAGRLQPYLDDPEIENILINGCDDVWVSRVHQPLRQVPPVADSDTELVELLQDLARQHGGGERSLSTASPTLALRLEGGMRLQALTEVTPRPYVAIRRHRVASATLRDLVGLGSVDTTLAAFLSAAIRARKNVMITGTQGVGKTSLLRAMAGEIPPDERVGTLESEYELWLHTLGHLRQVVPMEAREGNGERVDGRIAGELTIGELIPAALRMTLSRIIVGEVRSSEVVPMLRVMTNGEGGSMCTLHARGPHMVVDRIAELCLEYGAHMTDTLAYRLTANAVDFVVHVAMVDETAVGGRRHRFVSHVLEVVGLGESGRPAMNTVFGPRDAEPRAVPHTPPSCLDDLRRVGFDARMLQSPYGAWGAPLDLRIGGRV; via the coding sequence GTGCGCGGTAAGCCCCTGCACGGCCGCCCCGCCGACGCCTTCCCGGTGGCGATCCCACCCGTCAACGGCCACCCCTACGGCGGCCCCCAGCCGCATCCCACCGCCTCGGCCACCGCCGCCCAGCTGCCCGCCGACCTGGTCAGGCCCCCGGTCGGCCCAGGCCCAGGCCCAGGCCCAGGCCCAGGCCCGGGCCCCGGCGTTGGCCCGGCCCGGTACGGCATCGCCCCCGCCGTGGACCCGCAGGTCGCCCGTGAACTCAAGCGGCAGGTCGCCGCCGAGCTGCACGAGCAGCTGGCCCGCACCCCCGGGGTGGACGGCGCCACCCGCCGCCAGCGCGGCCGGGCGCTGATCGAGGAGGCCGTCGCCCGCTGGTCGGACGCCCACGCCCAGGCGCACGGCGTGCCGCCCACCCGCGAGCAGGACCGCGCCCTCGCCGAGGCCGTCTACGACCTGCTGTTCCGCGCGGGCCGCCTCCAGCCCTACCTGGACGACCCCGAGATCGAGAACATCCTCATCAACGGCTGCGACGACGTCTGGGTGTCCCGGGTCCACCAGCCGCTGCGCCAGGTCCCCCCGGTCGCCGACAGCGACACCGAGCTGGTCGAACTCCTCCAGGACCTGGCCCGCCAGCACGGCGGCGGCGAGCGCAGCCTCTCCACCGCCAGCCCCACCCTCGCCCTGCGGCTGGAGGGCGGGATGCGCCTCCAGGCGCTGACCGAGGTCACCCCCCGCCCGTATGTGGCGATCCGGCGCCACCGGGTGGCCTCCGCGACCCTGCGCGACCTGGTCGGGCTGGGCAGCGTGGACACCACCCTGGCCGCGTTCCTGTCCGCCGCGATCCGGGCCCGCAAGAATGTGATGATCACCGGCACCCAGGGCGTCGGCAAGACCAGCCTGCTGCGCGCCATGGCCGGGGAGATCCCGCCGGACGAGCGGGTGGGCACCCTGGAGAGCGAGTACGAGCTGTGGCTGCACACGCTCGGCCACCTGCGCCAGGTCGTCCCCATGGAGGCCCGGGAGGGCAACGGCGAACGCGTCGACGGACGCATCGCCGGCGAGCTGACCATCGGTGAACTCATCCCCGCCGCCCTGCGGATGACCCTCTCCCGGATCATCGTCGGCGAGGTCCGCTCCTCCGAGGTCGTCCCCATGCTGCGGGTGATGACCAACGGCGAGGGCGGCTCCATGTGCACCCTGCACGCCCGTGGCCCGCACATGGTGGTGGACCGCATCGCCGAACTCTGCCTGGAGTACGGCGCCCATATGACCGACACCCTGGCCTACCGGCTCACCGCCAACGCCGTCGACTTCGTCGTCCATGTGGCGATGGTCGACGAGACCGCCGTCGGCGGTCGCCGCCACCGCTTCGTCTCCCATGTCCTGGAGGTGGTCGGGCTCGGCGAGAGCGGCCGGCCCGCCATGAACACCGTCTTCGGCCCGCGCGACGCCGAGCCCCGCGCCGTCCCGCACACCCCGCCCTCCTGCCTGGACGACCTGCGCCGGGTCGGCTTCGACGCCCGGATGCTGCAATCCCCGTACGGCGCCTGGGGCGCACCCCTGGACCTGCGGATCGGAGGGCGGGTCTGA
- a CDS encoding SAF domain-containing protein: MENRAFPSQLASPPPPTPADPGRPSERAVLDRPVAVAPPRALRARRRRPAVLALSVALIAAGGLGGAALYSATGERVAVLALARDVPAGQQLTAADLTVARIAGDPALHPLDGADLDRAVGMRATNDLKRGSLLTKADVIDKLIVRPGQQIVGVAAKRTQLPATALKPGRQVIVVSTPDSTQGGDTAPRSQTFTATVVTVGGADTDGTVVVDMAVDEADGPRLAETVAGGKFQVILASTSQRSGG, from the coding sequence GTGGAGAACAGGGCATTCCCGTCGCAGCTGGCGTCCCCGCCACCGCCGACCCCGGCCGACCCCGGGCGGCCGTCCGAACGGGCCGTGCTGGACCGGCCGGTCGCGGTCGCACCGCCCCGGGCGCTGCGCGCCCGCCGCCGGCGTCCGGCCGTGCTCGCCCTGTCCGTCGCGCTGATCGCCGCCGGCGGCCTGGGCGGCGCCGCCCTCTACAGCGCCACCGGTGAACGCGTCGCCGTGCTCGCCCTCGCCCGCGATGTACCCGCCGGACAGCAGCTCACCGCCGCCGACCTCACCGTGGCCCGGATCGCCGGCGACCCCGCACTGCACCCGCTGGACGGCGCCGACCTCGACCGGGCGGTGGGCATGCGCGCCACCAACGACCTCAAGCGCGGCTCGCTGCTCACCAAGGCCGATGTCATCGACAAGCTGATCGTGCGGCCCGGCCAGCAGATCGTCGGCGTCGCCGCCAAACGCACCCAACTGCCCGCCACCGCCCTCAAACCCGGGCGGCAGGTCATCGTGGTCTCCACCCCGGACTCCACCCAGGGCGGCGACACCGCGCCCCGGTCCCAGACCTTCACCGCCACCGTGGTCACCGTCGGCGGCGCCGACACCGACGGCACCGTGGTGGTCGACATGGCCGTCGACGAGGCGGACGGGCCCCGGCTGGCCGAGACCGTGGCCGGCGGCAAATTCCAGGTGATCCTCGCCTCCACCTCGCAGAGGAGCGGCGGCTGA